A stretch of the Capsicum annuum cultivar UCD-10X-F1 chromosome 10, UCD10Xv1.1, whole genome shotgun sequence genome encodes the following:
- the LOC107844721 gene encoding probable protein kinase At2g41970, with the protein MSCCGGGEEDAYSGGPPSNQNTVPPRSGNPYGGGTGGASDRGEPRSAARGGTPQKVLPIEAPVFTLDELNRMTGNFGQKALVGEGSYGRVFCAKLSNGQQVAIKKLDTSSSPEPDSDFAAQLSTVSRLKNEHFMTLMGYCLEGNNRILVYEFATKGSLHDVLHGRKGVQGAEPGPVLTWNQRVKIAYGAAKGIEYLHEKVQPPIVHRDVRSSNALLFDDFTAKIADFNISNQSSDTAARLHSTRVLGTFGYHAPEYAMTGQITQKSDVYSFGVVLLELLTGRKPVDHTMPKGQQSLVTWATPRLSEDKVKQCVDPKLNNDYPPKAIAKLAAVAALCVQYEADFRPNMTIVVKALQPLLNSMPSGPDSQA; encoded by the exons ATGTCTTGCTGTGGAGGTGGAGAAGAAGATGCATACAGTGGCGGTCCGCCGTCGAATCAGAACACAGTTCCTCCTAGATCTGGAAATCCCTATGGTGGTGGTACTGGTGGTG cGAGTGATAGAGGAGAGCCGAGGAGCGCTGCAAGAGGTGGAACTCCTCAGAAAGTACTACCGATTGAGGCGCCAGTTTTCACCTTGGATGAGCTAAACCGAATGACTGGAAATTTCGGTCAGAAAGCTTTGGTTGGAGAGGGATCTTATGGCCGCGTTTTTTGCGCTAAATTAAGCAATGGACAGCAAGTAGCAATCAAGAAGTTGGATACTAGTTCTTCACCTGAACCAGATTCTGACTTTGCAGCTCAG TTATCAACGGTTTCAAGACTTAAAAACGAGCATTTCATGACTCTGATGGGCTATTGTCTCGAAGGGAACAATCGTATATTGGTCTATGAGTTTGCGACAAAGGGATCTTTACACGATGTTTTACATG GTAGAAAAGGCGTACAAGGTGCTGAACCCGGTCCAGTTCTTACCTGGAATCAAAGAGTTAAAATTGCTTATGGTGCAGCAAAAGGCATAGAGTATCTACACGAAAAAGTTCAGCCACCTATAGTTCATCGCGATGTCAGGTCCAGCAACGCGTTGCTCTTTGATGATTTTACAGCGAAGATTGCTGATTTCAACATCTCGAACCAGTCTTCTGATACAGCAGCGCGTCTGCATTCCACTCGAGTTTTGGGAACTTTTGGCTACCATGCACCAGA GTATGCCATGACAGGACAGATTACGCAGAAAAGTGACGTGTATAGTTTTGGCGTTGTTCTCTTAGAACTCTTGACAGGAAGGAAGCCAGTAGATCATACAATGCCTAAAGGACAACAGAGTCTTGTCACTTGG GCAACTCCAAGACTGAGTGAAGACAAAGTGAAGCAATGTGTTGATCCAAAGCTAAATAATGACTATCCTCCAAAAGCAATTGCTAAG TTGGCAGCTGTTGCAGCACTTTGTGTTCAATACGAGGCCGATTT